In Erigeron canadensis isolate Cc75 chromosome 1, C_canadensis_v1, whole genome shotgun sequence, a single window of DNA contains:
- the LOC122607289 gene encoding CTD small phosphatase-like protein 2 isoform X2, which yields MQTKKVAMGRNSSKAPGNPKVSKTKKQVPEDDNNQEIKASQMITSSARKQNPARRTRNSKENVDATNLNARSEISDGDTNGTICSEDDPYIAISNMPVESEQGCNVTEPFVNGTIFSPTFHISRSAEGEVADGDVGYNLSSEVSAIYQCMKDSKLECVDEDDHDHTSSDVQMEDDECEEYDEFDPYFFIKNLPELAAVVPTFRPVLLPKQTRSCPPTTLVLDLDETLVHSTLEHCNDADFTFTVNFNREDHKVYVRCRPYLKEFMDRVAGLFEIIIFTASQSIYAEQLLNVLDPKRKVFRHRVYRESCVFLEGNYLKDLSVLGRDLARVVMIDNSPQAFGFQVDNGIPIESWYDDRSDQELLSILPFLESLIGVEDVRPIIAKKYNLKQKIAAAVCPVAEIL from the exons ATGCAAACAAAGAAAGTAGCTATGGGAAGAAATTCTTCTAAAGCTCCAGGGAATCCTAAAGTTTCAAAAACTAAGAAGCAGGTTCCTGAAGATGATAATAACCAAGAAATCAAAGCATCGCAGATGATTACGTCTTCCGCTAGAAAACAAAACCCTG CACGCCGTACAAGAAATAGCAAGGAGAATGTTGATGCAACAAATTTAAATGCTAGAAGTGAAATATCAGATGGTGATACCAATGGCACTATATGTTCCGAGGATGATCCTTATATTGCTATCAGCAACATGCCTGTGGAATCTGAG CAGGGATGTAATGTAACTGAGCCATTCGTGAACGGAACCATTTTTTCTCCCACCTTTCATATTTCGAGATCTGCCGAAGGAGAAGTTGCAGATGGAG ATGTAGGTTACAATCTTTCAAGTGAGGTTTCAGCCATATACCAATGCATGAAAGACTCAAAGTTGGAATGTGTCGACGAAGATGATCATGATCATACATCATCTGATGTTCAAATGGAGGATGATGAATGTGAAGAATATGATGAATTTGATCCTTACTTCTTTATAAAGAATTTGCCAGAGTTAGCGGCCGTGGTTCCAACATTTAGGCCTGTGCTACTACCCAAACAGACACGGAGTTGTCCTCCAACTACTCTAGTTTTAGACTTGGATG AGACTTTGGTGCACTCCACACTCGAACATTGTAATGATGCTGATTTTACATTCACTGTCAACTTTAACCGCGAGGATCACAAGGTGTATGTTCGTTGTCGTCCTTATCTCAAAGAGTTTATGGACAGGGTGGCTGGTCTTTTtgagattattatttttactgCTAGTCAAAGCATATATGCTGAACAGCTTCTGAATGTGCTGGACCCAAAGAGAAAAGTATTTAGGCATCGTGTTTATCGTGAGTCGTGTGTTTTCTTAGAAGGGAATTACCTCAAAGATCTATCAGTTCTAGGCCGTGATTTGGCACGTGTTGTGATGATTGATAACTCTCCACAG GCATTTGGATTCCAAGTTGACAATGGCATACCAATCGAGAGTTGGTATGATGACCGATCCGATCAAGAACTGCTTTCCATATTGCCATTTTTAGAAAGCCTAATTGGAGTGGAAGATGTCCGTCCGATAATTGCAAAAAAATATAACCTCAAACAGAAAATAGCGGCAGCAGTTTGTCCTGTAGCAGAAATCCTTTGA
- the LOC122607289 gene encoding CTD small phosphatase-like protein 2 isoform X3, whose translation MQTKKVAMGRNSSKAPGNPKVSKTKKQVPEDDNNQEIKASQMITSSARKQNPAARRTRNSKENVDATNLNARSEISDGDTNGTICSEDDPYIAISNMPVESEGCNVTEPFVNGTIFSPTFHISRSAEGEVADGDVGYNLSSEVSAIYQCMKDSKLECVDEDDHDHTSSDVQMEDDECEEYDEFDPYFFIKNLPELAAVVPTFRPVLLPKQTRSCPPTTLVLDLDETLVHSTLEHCNDADFTFTVNFNREDHKVYVRCRPYLKEFMDRVAGLFEIIIFTASQSIYAEQLLNVLDPKRKVFRHRVYRESCVFLEGNYLKDLSVLGRDLARVVMIDNSPQAFGFQVDNGIPIESWYDDRSDQELLSILPFLESLIGVEDVRPIIAKKYNLKQKIAAAVCPVAEIL comes from the exons ATGCAAACAAAGAAAGTAGCTATGGGAAGAAATTCTTCTAAAGCTCCAGGGAATCCTAAAGTTTCAAAAACTAAGAAGCAGGTTCCTGAAGATGATAATAACCAAGAAATCAAAGCATCGCAGATGATTACGTCTTCCGCTAGAAAACAAAACCCTG CAGCACGCCGTACAAGAAATAGCAAGGAGAATGTTGATGCAACAAATTTAAATGCTAGAAGTGAAATATCAGATGGTGATACCAATGGCACTATATGTTCCGAGGATGATCCTTATATTGCTATCAGCAACATGCCTGTGGAATCTGAG GGATGTAATGTAACTGAGCCATTCGTGAACGGAACCATTTTTTCTCCCACCTTTCATATTTCGAGATCTGCCGAAGGAGAAGTTGCAGATGGAG ATGTAGGTTACAATCTTTCAAGTGAGGTTTCAGCCATATACCAATGCATGAAAGACTCAAAGTTGGAATGTGTCGACGAAGATGATCATGATCATACATCATCTGATGTTCAAATGGAGGATGATGAATGTGAAGAATATGATGAATTTGATCCTTACTTCTTTATAAAGAATTTGCCAGAGTTAGCGGCCGTGGTTCCAACATTTAGGCCTGTGCTACTACCCAAACAGACACGGAGTTGTCCTCCAACTACTCTAGTTTTAGACTTGGATG AGACTTTGGTGCACTCCACACTCGAACATTGTAATGATGCTGATTTTACATTCACTGTCAACTTTAACCGCGAGGATCACAAGGTGTATGTTCGTTGTCGTCCTTATCTCAAAGAGTTTATGGACAGGGTGGCTGGTCTTTTtgagattattatttttactgCTAGTCAAAGCATATATGCTGAACAGCTTCTGAATGTGCTGGACCCAAAGAGAAAAGTATTTAGGCATCGTGTTTATCGTGAGTCGTGTGTTTTCTTAGAAGGGAATTACCTCAAAGATCTATCAGTTCTAGGCCGTGATTTGGCACGTGTTGTGATGATTGATAACTCTCCACAG GCATTTGGATTCCAAGTTGACAATGGCATACCAATCGAGAGTTGGTATGATGACCGATCCGATCAAGAACTGCTTTCCATATTGCCATTTTTAGAAAGCCTAATTGGAGTGGAAGATGTCCGTCCGATAATTGCAAAAAAATATAACCTCAAACAGAAAATAGCGGCAGCAGTTTGTCCTGTAGCAGAAATCCTTTGA
- the LOC122607289 gene encoding CTD small phosphatase-like protein 2 isoform X4, which produces MQTKKVAMGRNSSKAPGNPKVSKTKKQVPEDDNNQEIKASQMITSSARKQNPAARRTRNSKENVDATNLNARSEISDGDTNGTICSEDDPYIAISNMPVESEQGCNVTEPFVNGTIFSPTFHISRSAEGEVADGGYNLSSEVSAIYQCMKDSKLECVDEDDHDHTSSDVQMEDDECEEYDEFDPYFFIKNLPELAAVVPTFRPVLLPKQTRSCPPTTLVLDLDETLVHSTLEHCNDADFTFTVNFNREDHKVYVRCRPYLKEFMDRVAGLFEIIIFTASQSIYAEQLLNVLDPKRKVFRHRVYRESCVFLEGNYLKDLSVLGRDLARVVMIDNSPQAFGFQVDNGIPIESWYDDRSDQELLSILPFLESLIGVEDVRPIIAKKYNLKQKIAAAVCPVAEIL; this is translated from the exons ATGCAAACAAAGAAAGTAGCTATGGGAAGAAATTCTTCTAAAGCTCCAGGGAATCCTAAAGTTTCAAAAACTAAGAAGCAGGTTCCTGAAGATGATAATAACCAAGAAATCAAAGCATCGCAGATGATTACGTCTTCCGCTAGAAAACAAAACCCTG CAGCACGCCGTACAAGAAATAGCAAGGAGAATGTTGATGCAACAAATTTAAATGCTAGAAGTGAAATATCAGATGGTGATACCAATGGCACTATATGTTCCGAGGATGATCCTTATATTGCTATCAGCAACATGCCTGTGGAATCTGAG CAGGGATGTAATGTAACTGAGCCATTCGTGAACGGAACCATTTTTTCTCCCACCTTTCATATTTCGAGATCTGCCGAAGGAGAAGTTGCAGATGGAG GTTACAATCTTTCAAGTGAGGTTTCAGCCATATACCAATGCATGAAAGACTCAAAGTTGGAATGTGTCGACGAAGATGATCATGATCATACATCATCTGATGTTCAAATGGAGGATGATGAATGTGAAGAATATGATGAATTTGATCCTTACTTCTTTATAAAGAATTTGCCAGAGTTAGCGGCCGTGGTTCCAACATTTAGGCCTGTGCTACTACCCAAACAGACACGGAGTTGTCCTCCAACTACTCTAGTTTTAGACTTGGATG AGACTTTGGTGCACTCCACACTCGAACATTGTAATGATGCTGATTTTACATTCACTGTCAACTTTAACCGCGAGGATCACAAGGTGTATGTTCGTTGTCGTCCTTATCTCAAAGAGTTTATGGACAGGGTGGCTGGTCTTTTtgagattattatttttactgCTAGTCAAAGCATATATGCTGAACAGCTTCTGAATGTGCTGGACCCAAAGAGAAAAGTATTTAGGCATCGTGTTTATCGTGAGTCGTGTGTTTTCTTAGAAGGGAATTACCTCAAAGATCTATCAGTTCTAGGCCGTGATTTGGCACGTGTTGTGATGATTGATAACTCTCCACAG GCATTTGGATTCCAAGTTGACAATGGCATACCAATCGAGAGTTGGTATGATGACCGATCCGATCAAGAACTGCTTTCCATATTGCCATTTTTAGAAAGCCTAATTGGAGTGGAAGATGTCCGTCCGATAATTGCAAAAAAATATAACCTCAAACAGAAAATAGCGGCAGCAGTTTGTCCTGTAGCAGAAATCCTTTGA
- the LOC122583602 gene encoding ELMO domain-containing protein A isoform X1 produces MNRRSEGGRSCIAIPSISSSPSSDPVTCGAPTWIKKGLPCVCFYKKKGSHARICMNVTPLQEERLRRLKNRTKVYFDSTRLEHQEALRVLWSSTFPNEELDDLISDQWKKMGWQGKDPSTDFRGAGFISLENLLFFAKTFSLSFQCLIQKQGSMGAAWEYPFAVAGVNITFMLIKMLDLDATKPRTLVSAVFIHMLSENEWAFDLLYCVAFIIMDKIWGEKNASYMEFNDVLESTRAQLKEELLLDDVLRIEDMPSFRLLY; encoded by the exons ATGAACAGAAGATCTGAAGGAGGAAGGAGCTGCATTGCTATCCCTTCTATCTCTTCCTCCCCTTCTTCCG ATCCTGTAACTTGTGGTGCTCCGACGTGGATCAAGAAAGGTCTACCTTGTGTATGTTTTTATAAGAAGAAGGGAAGTCATGCACGGATTTGCATGAATGTGACTCCTCTTCAG GAGGAGAGACTGAGAAGGCTGAAAAACCGAACAAAAGTTTATTTTGATTCTACCCGGCTTGAACATCAG GAGGCTTTGAGGGTTTTGTGGTCATCGACATTCCCTAATGAAGAGCTAGATGACTTGATATCCGATCAATGGAAAAAAATGGGATGGCAGGGAAAAGATCCATCAACAGATTTTAG GGGAGCTGGATTCATCTCTTTAGAGAACTTGCTTTTTTTTGCCAAAACATTCTCT TTATCTTTCCAGTGTCTAATACAAAAACAAGGGTCCATGGGAGCTGCGTGGGAATATCCATTTGCTGTAGCTGGTGTAAATATAACGTTTATGCTTATTAAAATGCTAGATTTAGATGCTA CTAAGCCAAGGACACTTGTGAGTGCGGTTTTCATACATATGTTATCAG AAAACGAGTGGGCCTTTGACCTACTTTATTGTGTCGCATTTATCATTATGGATAAGATATGGGGTGAGAAGAACGCAAGCTACATGGAGTTTAAT GATGTACTGGAATCTACTCGAGCACAACTTAAGGAAGAGCTTCTTCTGGATGATGTTCTAAGGATCGAAGATATGCCATCTTTTCGTCTTCTTTATTAA
- the LOC122583602 gene encoding ELMO domain-containing protein A isoform X3 encodes MLNHLNYNPVTCGAPTWIKKGLPCVCFYKKKGSHARICMNVTPLQEERLRRLKNRTKVYFDSTRLEHQEALRVLWSSTFPNEELDDLISDQWKKMGWQGKDPSTDFRGAGFISLENLLFFAKTFSLSFQCLIQKQGSMGAAWEYPFAVAGVNITFMLIKMLDLDATKPRTLVSAVFIHMLSENEWAFDLLYCVAFIIMDKIWGEKNASYMEFNDVLESTRAQLKEELLLDDVLRIEDMPSFRLLY; translated from the exons ATGCTAAACCATCTCAATTATA ATCCTGTAACTTGTGGTGCTCCGACGTGGATCAAGAAAGGTCTACCTTGTGTATGTTTTTATAAGAAGAAGGGAAGTCATGCACGGATTTGCATGAATGTGACTCCTCTTCAG GAGGAGAGACTGAGAAGGCTGAAAAACCGAACAAAAGTTTATTTTGATTCTACCCGGCTTGAACATCAG GAGGCTTTGAGGGTTTTGTGGTCATCGACATTCCCTAATGAAGAGCTAGATGACTTGATATCCGATCAATGGAAAAAAATGGGATGGCAGGGAAAAGATCCATCAACAGATTTTAG GGGAGCTGGATTCATCTCTTTAGAGAACTTGCTTTTTTTTGCCAAAACATTCTCT TTATCTTTCCAGTGTCTAATACAAAAACAAGGGTCCATGGGAGCTGCGTGGGAATATCCATTTGCTGTAGCTGGTGTAAATATAACGTTTATGCTTATTAAAATGCTAGATTTAGATGCTA CTAAGCCAAGGACACTTGTGAGTGCGGTTTTCATACATATGTTATCAG AAAACGAGTGGGCCTTTGACCTACTTTATTGTGTCGCATTTATCATTATGGATAAGATATGGGGTGAGAAGAACGCAAGCTACATGGAGTTTAAT GATGTACTGGAATCTACTCGAGCACAACTTAAGGAAGAGCTTCTTCTGGATGATGTTCTAAGGATCGAAGATATGCCATCTTTTCGTCTTCTTTATTAA
- the LOC122607289 gene encoding CTD small phosphatase-like protein 2 isoform X1 encodes MQTKKVAMGRNSSKAPGNPKVSKTKKQVPEDDNNQEIKASQMITSSARKQNPAARRTRNSKENVDATNLNARSEISDGDTNGTICSEDDPYIAISNMPVESEQGCNVTEPFVNGTIFSPTFHISRSAEGEVADGDVGYNLSSEVSAIYQCMKDSKLECVDEDDHDHTSSDVQMEDDECEEYDEFDPYFFIKNLPELAAVVPTFRPVLLPKQTRSCPPTTLVLDLDETLVHSTLEHCNDADFTFTVNFNREDHKVYVRCRPYLKEFMDRVAGLFEIIIFTASQSIYAEQLLNVLDPKRKVFRHRVYRESCVFLEGNYLKDLSVLGRDLARVVMIDNSPQAFGFQVDNGIPIESWYDDRSDQELLSILPFLESLIGVEDVRPIIAKKYNLKQKIAAAVCPVAEIL; translated from the exons ATGCAAACAAAGAAAGTAGCTATGGGAAGAAATTCTTCTAAAGCTCCAGGGAATCCTAAAGTTTCAAAAACTAAGAAGCAGGTTCCTGAAGATGATAATAACCAAGAAATCAAAGCATCGCAGATGATTACGTCTTCCGCTAGAAAACAAAACCCTG CAGCACGCCGTACAAGAAATAGCAAGGAGAATGTTGATGCAACAAATTTAAATGCTAGAAGTGAAATATCAGATGGTGATACCAATGGCACTATATGTTCCGAGGATGATCCTTATATTGCTATCAGCAACATGCCTGTGGAATCTGAG CAGGGATGTAATGTAACTGAGCCATTCGTGAACGGAACCATTTTTTCTCCCACCTTTCATATTTCGAGATCTGCCGAAGGAGAAGTTGCAGATGGAG ATGTAGGTTACAATCTTTCAAGTGAGGTTTCAGCCATATACCAATGCATGAAAGACTCAAAGTTGGAATGTGTCGACGAAGATGATCATGATCATACATCATCTGATGTTCAAATGGAGGATGATGAATGTGAAGAATATGATGAATTTGATCCTTACTTCTTTATAAAGAATTTGCCAGAGTTAGCGGCCGTGGTTCCAACATTTAGGCCTGTGCTACTACCCAAACAGACACGGAGTTGTCCTCCAACTACTCTAGTTTTAGACTTGGATG AGACTTTGGTGCACTCCACACTCGAACATTGTAATGATGCTGATTTTACATTCACTGTCAACTTTAACCGCGAGGATCACAAGGTGTATGTTCGTTGTCGTCCTTATCTCAAAGAGTTTATGGACAGGGTGGCTGGTCTTTTtgagattattatttttactgCTAGTCAAAGCATATATGCTGAACAGCTTCTGAATGTGCTGGACCCAAAGAGAAAAGTATTTAGGCATCGTGTTTATCGTGAGTCGTGTGTTTTCTTAGAAGGGAATTACCTCAAAGATCTATCAGTTCTAGGCCGTGATTTGGCACGTGTTGTGATGATTGATAACTCTCCACAG GCATTTGGATTCCAAGTTGACAATGGCATACCAATCGAGAGTTGGTATGATGACCGATCCGATCAAGAACTGCTTTCCATATTGCCATTTTTAGAAAGCCTAATTGGAGTGGAAGATGTCCGTCCGATAATTGCAAAAAAATATAACCTCAAACAGAAAATAGCGGCAGCAGTTTGTCCTGTAGCAGAAATCCTTTGA
- the LOC122583602 gene encoding ELMO domain-containing protein A isoform X2, giving the protein MSKSTHAPRVCFPFMLRRSKSQSYSLGLSPGHFVFTKGRKLIGVGIQEERLRRLKNRTKVYFDSTRLEHQEALRVLWSSTFPNEELDDLISDQWKKMGWQGKDPSTDFRGAGFISLENLLFFAKTFSLSFQCLIQKQGSMGAAWEYPFAVAGVNITFMLIKMLDLDATKPRTLVSAVFIHMLSENEWAFDLLYCVAFIIMDKIWGEKNASYMEFNDVLESTRAQLKEELLLDDVLRIEDMPSFRLLY; this is encoded by the exons ATGAGTAAAAGCACCCATGCTCCTCGTGTTTGCTTCCCATTTATGCTGCGGCGCTCTAAATCTCAATCATACAGTCTTGGGTTATCCCCTGGTCATTTTGTCTTTACTAAAGGTCGCAAACTAATTGGGGTGGGAATACAG GAGGAGAGACTGAGAAGGCTGAAAAACCGAACAAAAGTTTATTTTGATTCTACCCGGCTTGAACATCAG GAGGCTTTGAGGGTTTTGTGGTCATCGACATTCCCTAATGAAGAGCTAGATGACTTGATATCCGATCAATGGAAAAAAATGGGATGGCAGGGAAAAGATCCATCAACAGATTTTAG GGGAGCTGGATTCATCTCTTTAGAGAACTTGCTTTTTTTTGCCAAAACATTCTCT TTATCTTTCCAGTGTCTAATACAAAAACAAGGGTCCATGGGAGCTGCGTGGGAATATCCATTTGCTGTAGCTGGTGTAAATATAACGTTTATGCTTATTAAAATGCTAGATTTAGATGCTA CTAAGCCAAGGACACTTGTGAGTGCGGTTTTCATACATATGTTATCAG AAAACGAGTGGGCCTTTGACCTACTTTATTGTGTCGCATTTATCATTATGGATAAGATATGGGGTGAGAAGAACGCAAGCTACATGGAGTTTAAT GATGTACTGGAATCTACTCGAGCACAACTTAAGGAAGAGCTTCTTCTGGATGATGTTCTAAGGATCGAAGATATGCCATCTTTTCGTCTTCTTTATTAA